Proteins found in one Gopherus flavomarginatus isolate rGopFla2 chromosome 18, rGopFla2.mat.asm, whole genome shotgun sequence genomic segment:
- the LOC127036594 gene encoding uncharacterized protein LOC127036594, with translation MEPQVPGRMPRAGLLLLPLLLCFGPETAGSINQAALKKIVDHVNNNGGVNKQYAFATALPHGTCSNPQDVATYLPMAQLAAMRMKIGPFGALYNPSNGSIVAARPKAVITPRGNYTEHSEWRLLSGPNSLVAQLTARTYGQNSCLILFTFNSPCSTKCLREAGRFNIVNMTSAAFLAINNNFKAFVFQKIFDYDMKPKVTRQALLDAWHRLRDVPLLRCDNNGCQDCAPVDPQNNPCLAGKR, from the exons ATGGAGCCCCAG GTGCCAGGACGGATGCCCAGGGCTGgactcctgctgctgccccttctcCTTTGCTTCGGGCCAGAGACCGCTGGAAGCATCAACCAGGCCGCGCTCAAAAAAATCGTGGATCATGTGAACAA TAATGGTGGAGTTAACAAGCAATACGCCTTCGCCACTGCACTGCCCCATGGCACCTGCAGCAACCCCCAGGATGTGGCCACCTATCTGCCCATGGCCCAGCTAGCAGCCATGAGAATGAAGATTGGCCCGTTCGGTGCCCTGTACAACCCGTCCAACGGGAGCATCGTGGCAGCTCGGCCAAAGGCAGTGATTACACCGCGTGGGAATTACACGGAGCACAGCGAGTGGCGCCTGCTCTCCGGCCCAAACAGCCTTGTGGCCCAGCTCACGGCCAGGACCTACGGCCAGAACAGCTGCTTGATCTTATTTACCTTCAATTCACCCTGCTCCACCAAGTGTCTGCGCGAGGCCGGGCGCTTCAACATCGTGAACATGACCAGCGCTGCCTTCTTGGCCATCAACAACAACTTCAAGGCCTTCGTGTTTCAGAAGATCTTTGACTATGACATGAAGCCTAAAGTGACCCGCCAGGCCCTGCTGGACGCCTGGCACCGGCTGCGTGACGTGCCTCTGCTGCGCTGCGACAACAACGGCTGCCAGGACTGTGCTCCGGTGGACCCCCAAAACAACCCCTGCCTGGCTGGGAAGAGGTAG